From Polaribacter haliotis:
ATGTGCTAAAGCATAAGCAGAAATATCTGCTGGAGTTGCCCATTGTGGGGCATAATAATGTCTTACCTCTAAGCTACTAGTATCGTCTACATCAAAAGCATCATAATATCTCATAAATGCTTCTGTCATAAATGTAGCTTTATATCTTTCATCTTCTTCAGTAAATAAACCTAAGGCAAAATCTGTAGCTAATAAAGTATAACTTCTCCAACCAGCATCACCAGCATTTTCAGAACCACCTAAATAAGGTCCGTACCAATTTGCTTGTTTATGTCCTAAATTTTCTGGATCTGTACTCGCAGATGCTGTGCTGTATTGTACAGAAAAAACAGTTTCGTTGTTTAATTCATTTCCTGGTTCCCATAATTCATCAAAAGGAATTGTTAAAGATTGACCTGCAATAGCTTCATCTGCATAAGATGCAGCAGTAGCAAAATCATTTGTATCTGCAAAATTTTCATAAGCTCTTGTTAAATGTACTTTAGCTAACAAATGTTGTACTGCTTTTTTATTAACTCTACCAATATAAGAACCGTTACTAACAGCGCTTAAAGACTCTTCTAAATCTGTAATGATTAATTTATAAACATTTTCTGCTGAATCTCTATTAAATGATAAAACAGGACTATCTACAAAATCTTTTAAAATACCAACACCACCATATGTTTGTGCTAGTAAGAAATAAGCATTTGCTCTTAAATACTTTATCTCTCCAATATATTGATTTAAATTGGTTGTTTTTTCTGTTAAATCTGAATAATATAAGGCTGTATTTGCAGAGTTAATTGCTCTATAACAAGAAGTATATAATTGGTCTACACCTACAGAAGAAGAGTTTAATTGTGTATATTGTGATAGGCCATCTGGTTCCGATCCTCTACCAGAACCTACAGCATATAAATCTGTTCCAGCACAAAATACATACGCATCTCCTCCATATATTTCTTTTAATTGTGCATAATTTGCGTTAACTAATGTTTCAAATCCTGAAGCAGTTATATAGAAAGATTCTGCTGTTTCATTTGATCTATTATCCTCTTCAATAAAATCTGAACACTTACTAAACAGTATTGTTAAGATTCCTAAAACTAATATTTTTTTCATCTTTTTTTATTTAAAATTTTAAACTTAATCCTAATTGATATGTAGCAGAACTAACTCTACCTACATTAAATGACGCTGTTGCCCATTCTGGGTCATAACCATCATAATCTGTTATAACAAAAGGATTTAATACATTTGCATAAATTCTAAGTCCGTTAATTTTTAATTTACTTAACAAATCTTTGTTAAAAGTATAACCAACAGCAATATTCTTAATTTTTATAAATGAAGCATCTCTGTAGTAGCCAACTTTATCGTTTCTCCAATATGTACCAGCATTTCTAGGTTGTGGATAAGAATTTGAAAATTGTGCAGGAATACCTGCTGCATTTTCAGGAATATACCAATCTGCTATATCTAATTTTTGTCTACCTCTATCTCTAACGTCTGTAAAGTTTTGGTGGAATTCACTAAAAGCAAACACACCTTGGTTTGTGAATGCAGAAATAGACAGGTCGAAATCTCCAACCCTTAAGTTAGAAATAATACTTCCAGACCATGATGGATCTGAGTTCCCTAAAATGGCTCTGTCATTATTTGCATCTATTTTCCCATCATTATTTAAGTCTTTAACTCTTGCTTGTCCAGGAGTTTGACCAAAACTTGCAGCTTCTGCAGCTTCACTTGGTTGCCATATACCGTCAAAAACAAAGTTGTAATAAGAGTTTAAAGATTCTCCAATAAACCAGTTATTACCAATATCATCTACTTCAGACTGACCATTAATTTCTTCTAAACTATTTGTGTTTTTAGTAAAAGTAAAAGTTGTTTCCCAAGAAATATTTTCTTTTTGAATATTTTTAGTTGTTAATAAAATTTCTACCCCTTTATTACTAATAGATCCAAAATTAGCAAAAGTACTACCACTTGGAACACCTAATTCTAAAGGTAAACTTTGTCTACCAATTTGCCCTTCAGATAATCTATCATATACATCTAAACTACCAGAAATTCTGTTGTTTAAAAATCCAAAATCTACACCAAAATTAATTTCTCTAGTCTTTTCCCAAGTAAGAGCTTTGTTTGCTAAAGAAGAAGCTAACCAACCATTTGCAGTTGCTCCATTAAAATCATAAAATAATTGTTGGTCTAAGGTGTTTAAAGTAGAATACGCCTGTACATTATCATTACCAGTATAACCAAAACTAACTCTAGCTTTTAAATTTGATATAGAATTGTTGTTGCTTAAGAAGTTTTCTTCATTAATTTTCCATGCAAATGCTGCAGAAGGAAAAGATTCCCACTTATTACCTTCTGATAGTAAAGAAGAACCATCCCATCTATTAGATAATGTAAATAAGTATCTGTCTTTAAACGCATAATTTAATCTTAAAGCATAAGAGCTTAAAGTATTTTTTATAAAAGCAGAACCTAAATTAAAAGTACTTGAATTACCAGAACCAATATTATTAAACCCTGTGTTAAAAGGTTGTTCTCTAGAACTTAGAAAAGAGCTTTCTGTAGTATTAGAATAAATACTTTGTAGACCTAATAAATTAAATGAATGATTTTCATTTAAATCGTGTTTTATATTAAATTGATTATCCCAAGTATAGTTAAAGTTTTCACTAGTAGATAATTCTGAAGAAGGTAAGTTTTTATTACTTAAACCTGTGTTAGTTAATGCTCCCCAAGCCTTTCCTCTTGTTGAGTTTGTGTAACCTCCAGAATATGTTGTTTTTAAACTTAACCACTCTATTGGTTTGTATTCAAAATATACATTTCCTAATATTTTCCATCTTCTTCTCTCATCATCTGTATTTGCAATTTCTAGTAATGGATTAAAAGTACTAGTTTTATTAATTGCAAAGTTTCCATTTGTTGGGTATGTTAATTTACCTGGTTGTGGAAATAATTCTCCTATTAACTCATTTCCATTATCATCTATAGCCCAAGGAGATAAAAATGGATTTAATCTAAAAGCATCTCTCATTGCAACAGAACTACCAAATTGTTCGTTGGTTTTAGCAATAGTTATGTTAGAACCTGCTGAAATTTTATCATTTATTTTATGATTTACACCTAATTTTAATGTGTATTTATCTATAGATTCATTAGCAATGTTTCCTGTCTCTTTTTGCATTCCTAATCCTAAATTATATGCTAAACCATTTTCTGCTCTACCACTAATATTAATATAGTTGTTTTGTTGAATACCAGAATTTAAAACAGCATCATACCAATCGAATACTTGGTTTTTATTTGCTCTTTCTAATAATAATGCATTTGCAGTACCAACAACCGAACCCGCTAACATATCTGCAGTAGTAGTTGATGCATCTCCACCATTAGTTGTAGCAAAATAAGCAGATTGGTGATATTTCCACCATTTTTCTCCACCCATCATTTTTGGTAATCTTGTTGTAGATTTTACACCATAAGAAGTTTCTAAAGAAACATTAAAACCAGATTTTGCATTTGAACCATTTTTGGTAGTTACAATTACTACACCATTTGCTCCTCTTGAACCATAAATTGCAGATGATGATGCATCTTTTAGAACATCCATTCTAGAAATATCTTGTGGATTTAAAAAACTAATATCATCTACAAAAACACCATCTACAACAAATAACGGATTTCCGCCAGATAAAGAGTTTGTTCCTCTAATTGTCATATTAAATCCATCTCCAACTCTACCAGTAGCAGATGAAATTTGTACACCTGCAACATTACCTTGAATAGCTTCTAAAGGATTTGTTGCATTTTTTTCTGTAATTGCAGCGGCGCTAACTGTACTTACAGTTCCTGTTAAATCTTTTTTCTTAACTGTTCCATAACCTACCACCACTATTTCGTCTAAAGATTCTGCATCAGGAGATAAAACGATATTTAATTTACTTTTTCCATTTACTAATACTTCTTTAGAACTAAACCCTATATAAGAAACCACTAAAGTAGCATTAGTATTTTTTAATGTTATTGAATAGTTTCCATCGAAATCTGTTGAAGTACCATTGTTGGTGCCTTTTTCTAAAATGTTTACACCTGGTAGTGGTGAGTTTGTTTCGGAATCTGTAATAATACCTTTAACTGTTTTACCTTCCTGAGCTAAAATGGAGTTAACTCCAAAAAAGCCAAGAAATAATAGCAAGGTAACAAAATGCTTAAAGCATTTTCTTTGTAAGAATTTAATGTTCATAATTTAATTGTTGTTTATTTATAGTTAATTTGATTGTTTTGGACTTTGCATTAATGAACCGTTTATATAAGTATCTATTAGTTTTAAATTTGATAAATGTTCTATTGAAAAAGCATTATCTACTTTTTCTATAATTACATTTTTAAGTGTTACATTATTAATTTTAGACTGTTCGTAACCTTTTGCTAAAATGGCATAATAACCACCATTTTTAACTTTAACATTTTCTAATAAAATATTTTTTATTTGTGGAATAAAATCTCCTGTTTGATTTGTATAAGTAGCATAATGCATATTTAATTTTAAAACAGCTTCTTTTACTTGGCCAACTTCTAAATCTCTTACATATACACCATCTATAATTCCACCTCTTCTAGAATTTGTTTTTAATCTAATAGCTCTATCTAAATTAGGGCTATTCATTTTGCAATTGTCTACATAAATATTTTTTACTCCAGCAGACATTTCACTTCCAATTACTACACCACCATGACCATCTATCATGTTACAATTTTGTACTACAATGTTTTCGCTTTTAATACCAACTCTTCTTCCTTCAGCATCTCTACCTGCTTTTATTGCTATACAATCATCACCAGTATTAAATGTGCAATTTTTAATTAGTACGTTTTTAGAATATTCTGGGTCGCAACCATCATTATTAGGTCCATGACTTTCAACAGTTACTCCATCTATAGTAATGTTATTAGATTTAAAAGGGTGTATAATCCAAAATGGTGCATTAATAATTTTAACACCTTGTAGCAATACACTTTCACATTCATAAAATTCAATAAAATTTGGACGTAAATAATGCCCATCTCCAAAGACTCTTTCATTTAATGGAACATTATTTTGTCCCATATCCATTAATCTTGGTAGGTTTAAGCTGTCTTTCTGTTGTGGCATCTCTTTTTTCCAGCCATAAGTATCTTTACCACACCATTTCCACCAATTATTATTACTTGCCTGACCATTTAAAACACCTTTACCTGTAATGGCTATATTTTTTTTGTTTTTTGCATAAATTAATGGAGAATAATTCATTAACTCTACCCCTTCATATGAGGTAGCAACTAATGGGTAATAATCTTTTGAGTTTGTACTAAATAATACTTCTGCACCTTCTTCTAAATGTAAGTTTACATTATTTTCTAAGTGAATAGCTCCTGTTAAATATTTTCCAGCAGGGATAATAATTTTCCCTCCACCATTTTCTGTACATGTTTTAATAATTTGTTTAAAAACATCTGTATTAAAAGTAAGTCCATCTGGGTTTGCGCCAAAATCTAAAAGATTGTAAGTTTTTTCTAAAAATTTAGGTTTGCTGATAGAATTAATTACTTTATCCATATCATCCCAAACAGCAAGAGATTCTTGGGCTTCTTTTTTTCTTTGACATGAAGAAAATATTATAAGACAAAAAATTATTAAAACTTTATAAATATCAAAAAAATTGACTTGTCTTTTCGTGTTATTTTGTTGCATTATTATTATTTATTAATTGAAATCAAAATTACATAATGTAATCGATTACCAAACATAGAAATATAGTTCTAATTATCCAAATTAATTTAACAAAAAATTAATAAATATGTGTTTTTATCCTTTTTATTAGAAAAAAAACTGTTTTTTTTGGGTATTGAAATATTTTATTTTACATTTTAAAGAAATAAATTATTTAAAAATGTAATCGATAACATTAAAATAATAAATATTTTACTTGCCAAATTTAAAAAAATACCTTTATTTTAATCAAACAGCTAAAATGTCTAAAAAAACAACAATATACGATATTGCTAAGGAGCTAAACATAACAGCTGCAACAGTATCTAGAGCATTAAATAACAATCCTAAAATAAGTTCAAAAACTAAAGAATTAGTTTTTGAAACTGCAAAAAAAATGAACTATGAGCAAAATAAACTTGCACTAGCTCTTAAAAGTGGTAAAAGTTATAATGTTGGTGTAATTGTGCCGAGAATAGATAGTAACTTTTTTAGTTCGGTAATTAGAGGTATTGAAGAAGAACTTTATCCTGCTGGTTATCATGTAATTATTTGTCAAACACATGATCAAGAAGAATTGGAAATTAAAAACATTAATTCTTTATTAAACGCTCAAGTAGATGGTGTTTTAATGTCTATTTCTAATGGTAAGCTTGAAGAAAATGATAGTTTTAATCGTTTGTTAGAAAAAAATGTTCCTCTAATATTTTTTGATAGGAAAAAAGAAATAAACAATGTAAGTTCTGTAACAATAGACGATTTTAATGGAGCTTACATGGCAACAAAGCACTTAATTGATCAAGGTTGCAAGCGCATTGCTCATTTATCTAATAATAGAAAATTAGAAATCTTTAGAAATCGTTATTTAGGATACAAACAAGCAATACTTGATAATGGTTTAGAATTTGATGAGAACTTAATTGAAGAAATTCAAAGTAAAGTATTAGAAGGAAGAAGTACTGTAAAAAGATTTTTAGAAATGGATAGACCGCCAGATGCAATATTTTCTTCGAGTGATTTTACAGCTTTAAGTGCAGTGCAAGAAATTAAAGCACACGGATTAAAAATTCCGGAAGATATCTGTGTTGTAGGTTTTAGTAATGAACCTTTTACTAGATTTATGGAACTTTCTATAACATCTGTAGACCAATCTCCAAAAGAAATGGGTAAAATTGCTGCACAAGTATTTTTAGAAGAGGTAAAAAACAGCAAAAAAATAAAATCTGAAAAACATGTAGTTCTAACACCAGAATTAATTATTAGAAAATCGTCATTAAAAATTCTTAAAAACAAAAAAGCCAAGATTTAAATCTTGGCTTTTTTTATAACGAAACTCCTCTTCTCCATGGAATAAAATCGTTTTGGTTTAAAAGCTTTGCTTTGGTTTTTATAGTGCCACTTGCAACAGCTATCATGAATTCTAATAACTCATCTGCCATTTCTTCAATGTTTTTTTCACCACGAATTACAGCACCAGTTTCAATATCTATAATATCTGGCATTTTTACTGCTAGTTCTGTATTAGAAGCTACTTTTACAATTGGTGCAATTGGATTTCCTGTAGGCGTACCTAAACCTGTTGTAAATAATACCATATTTGCTCCAGCGCCAACTAAAGCAGTTGTACTTTCTACATCATTTCCTGGTGTACACAACAAAACCAGACCATTTTTAGAAATATATTCTCCGTAATCTAAAACACTTTCTACAGGGGAAGTTCCTCCTTTTTTTGCTGCTCCAGCAGATTTCATTGCATCTGTAATTAAACCATCTTTAATATTTCCAGGAGAAGGATTCATATCAAAACCAGAACCAGCATCTACAACAGATTTTTCAAAAGCTTTCATTAATGCTAAAAATTTATCGCTGTCTTTTTCATCCACACATCTGTTTACCAATTCTTGCTCTACACCACATAATTCCGGAAATTCAGCTAAAATAGCAGTTCCTTTTAAGGCAACTAACAAATCTGAAACTACTCCTAAAGTTGGGTTTGCAGAAATGCCAGAAAATCCATCTGATCCACCACATTCTAAACCAACTCTTAATTTTGATAAAGGAGCAGGTTTACGTTTCATGTTGTTGGCTTCTTTTATTGCTACAAAAGAATCTTTTACAATGGCTGTTAACATTTCATCTACAGTACCCATTTGTTGTTGTTCGTAAATTAATACAGGCTTATTTAAATTAGGATTAATTGCTTTTAATGCGTCTTTAAATATATCTATTTGTAAATTCTGACAACCTAAACTTAGCACAGTTACCCCAGCTACATTAGGGTTGTTTACATAACCCGCTAATAATTTTGCTAAACTTTCTGAATCTTGTCTAATACCACCACAACCTCCTGGATGAGTAATGAATTTTACATCAATATTATCAAATACATTATTACTTGTTTCTGTTTCATCCATAATAGAATCAACATTATTTACAAGTGAACGTAATAATAATTGTTGTGCTGATGGTTTTTGCTTTAAAAGCTCTTTTTCGAAAATTTCTTTTAAGATTTCTATGTTTCTGTTTTCACAAAAAACTAGAGGAAAAAACAACCATACATTTTCTGTTCCAACTTGCCCATCTTCTCTATGAAAGCCCATAAATGTTCTATTCTTCCATTTTTCTACATTAGGCGCAGTCCAATGAAAGTCTTCTGTTTTACCAAAAACTTTGTCACTTTGATGCTTTACATTTTCTGTTGTTAGCACATCTCCTTTTTCTATTGTGTTATTAGCAGTTCCTACAAGAACACCATACATAATAATTCTATCACCTACATTAAATTTTTTTAGTGCAATTTTATGCTTAGATTTTGTGTAAGATAAAATTTCTATATTTTCTCTTTCAAAAGAAATAATTTCTCCTGCTTTTAAGTTTATTAAAGCTACAGCAACATTATCTGACGAGTTTACTTTTATTAATTTGTTTTGCATCCTAATAATTATGTATTAGTTAGATATTTTAATTAGTATTTTTTACTAAAATTTTCAAACCCACTTTTTATTCCGTTAGAATCTATTTCTGCTAAAGCAAAAGCAATTGCATTTGATAGGTTTTCTATTTTAGTTAGGTCTTGGCCCCAATATTCTTTATTACTTAAAACTGTGTTTACTATTGCATTGTAATCTGTGTTTTTCCAGATTTCTGCAAAGTTTGCAACAATTTTTTCATTATCATTTATAGGTAAATTTTCACCATTAAAAGTACCTTTATAAAAACGGATGAGTGCTGCAAAAGCAAATGTTAAGCAGGTTGGTAGTTTTTTATGAATATTTATATACTCTAAGATGCTAGGTAAAACTCTAACTTTAAATTTAGAAATACAGTTTAATGCTAAGCTTGATATGTTATGTTTGATAAAGGGGTTTCTAAAACGATCTAAAACTTCATAGGCGAATTCTTCAATTTGTTTTTTGTCAAAATCTAGTGTTGGTATAATTTCATCAAAAATAATTTGATTAATTAATCCACCCGTAAATTCATTATCTACAGATTCTTTTACAGTTTTATTTCCATACAAATAAGAAAAAGCAATTAATGAAGTATGTGCTCCATTTAAAATTCGTACTTTTCTAGTTCTAAAAGGCTGCATATCATCAACAATTTTTACATCTAATTTTGTTTTATTAAAAGGTAATTTTGCTTTTAAATCTTCACCACCTTCAATAACCCAAAGTAAAAATGCTTCTGCCGTAACAATTAAATTATCTTCATAATTTAACTTTGCATTATAGGCTTTAATTTCTGCTTTTGGATAACCTGGAACAATTCTATCTACTAATGTACTATGAAACGAATTACTTTCTTGTAGCCAAGTTTTAAAATCACCTCCTAAATTCCAATCAGAAATATATTTTAAAATGATTTCTTTTAAAGTTTCAGAATTATGGTTAATTAGTTCACAAGGAATTATAGTTAAACCTTTTTTTGCATCACCTTTAAAATGTTTAAAACGCTCGTGTAAAAGCACTGTTAATTTAGCAGGAAAAGAACTTGGTGGTTGCATTTCTGCTGTATCTGAAGCTACGTATGCAATACCAGCCTCTGTGGTATTTGAAATAATAAACTCTAAATCTTCTTCTTTAGCTAAACTTAAATAATCAATAAAATTTGCATAGGGATCTACACCTTTTACAATGTTGTCTATCAATTCAATTTCTTGAATTTCTTTACCTTTTTTAACACCTTTCATAAAAAGTGTATACAAACCATCTTGATCATTTAGAATTTTTACCAAACCATTTTCAATAGGCTGAACAACAGCAATACCTGCTTTAAAATTTACTACTTTATTTAGTTCATTAAAAGCGTAACCAATAAATGCTCTTAGGAAGTTTCCTTCTCCAAATTGTATTATTTTAATTGGAAGTTTATCTTCTAATCCTGTATTTTTTCTATTTAATTTTTTCATTTTATCTAATTTTATTTTGATTACCTAAAATCTATAGTCCAAAAATTCTTGGTAAAAACATTGATATTTCTGGTATAAAACTAATTAGCATTAATACACCTAGCATAATTGCTAAAAAAGGTAATAAAGACCTGATAACTTTGGTTACTGAAACATTGGCTACACCACTACCTACAAAGAGTAAGGTGCCTACAGGAGGTGTACAAATACCAATGCATAAATTTAATACAATTACAATTCCGAAGTGAACAGGATCCATACCTAAAGTAGTTACTACTGGTAAAAATATTGGAGTAAATATTAACACTGCAGGTGTCATGTCCATAAACGTACCAACTATTAATAAAATAATATTAATAGCTAAAAAGATGGCGAATTTATTATTTAATGACTCTAATAAAAAAGTACTAATCATTTCTGGAATCCCTTCGAAAGAGAATAACCAAGACATTGCCATAGAGGTACAAATTAAAAACATAACAACAGAAGTGGTTTTTCCGCTAATTAATAATATTTTTGGAAAATCCTTCATTTTCATGTCACCATAAATTAAAGAAAGTATAGCTGCATAAAGTACGGCAATAACAGAGGCTTCAGTTGCTGTGAAAACCCCGGCTACGATTCCGCCAACAACAACTACTAATAGTAGTAAGCTAAAAAAAGCTTTTCTAAAATAGATCCAAACTTCTAAAAGTGTAGAACGCTTTCCTCTTGCATAACCTTTGCTAATTGCAATAAATGCGATGTAACCCATAATTGCAAAACCCAGTAAAATTCCAGGTAAATAACCAGCAATAAATAATGCGGCTACAGATGCAGTTCCTCCACTAGCAAGGGCGTAAACAATTAAAATATTACTTGGCGGAATTAATAATCCCGTTGTTGATGATGTAATATTTATGGATGCACTTAACGCTCTCGGATATCCTTCTTTTTCCATTCTATCTGTCATAATAGAACCAATTGCAGAAGCTGCTGCTACTGCAGAACCAGAAATGGCTCCAAAAAGCATTGATGCTAATACGTTTACATAGGCTAATCCTCCTGGCAGGCTTGCTACTAAAGATTTTGCAAAATTAATAAGACGATTTGCAATACCACCTTGTTTCATAATTTCTCCTGCCAATACAAAAAAGGGTATTGCTAATAATGCAAAACTATCTATACCAGTTGTCATTCTTTGGGCAATAGTTGTTAATCCAGGTAGTTTATCAATATTTAGTAATAAACTTAATGTTGTGGAAATTCCAATACTATATGCTACTGGAACTTTTATTAACAAAAGCACAAAGAAACTTACAAACAAAACGATAATACTAATAATCTCTATACTCATGATTAACAAATGTTTTTATTAGAATAAATTTTTGATATGTGGTACACAGAAAAAGATATTATTAAGAAACCACTGAATGGCAAAACAGCATATACATAACCTAAAGGAATACGTAAAGTACCCGATAATTGATCTAGATGCAAGGTTGTATAAACCAAATTTATACCTCCAATAACCATAACAATAAGTGCAAAAAGGAATATAAAAATCTCAATAACTATAGACGCTTTTCTTTTGTTAGTTAGCGATAGTTTTTGGTATAAAAAATCCATTGATAGGTGTTCTCTTTTTGCATTTAGATAAGCAGCGCCTATAATGGTCATCCAGATTAATGAAAATCTAGCAAACTCTTCTGTCCAAGTAAAAGAAGTACCCAAAAGATATCTTGAGAACACTTGGAAAAGAACATCTAAAACTAATAATCCAAAAATTATTATTATAAACCATTCAAGAATTTTGTTAACTTTATTAAAAGTAACCTCATATTTATTCATGTTAATTATTTTTAATTTCTTTTACTAATTTGCCCATTTCTGGGAATTTTTTCACAAAATTTATTACAACGTTTTTAGATTTTTCTGCAAACAATGATTTTTCTGGAATAATAACTTCTACGCCCCAATCTTTTATAGTTTTTAGAGACTGATCTACAGATTCTTTCCAAAATATTTTTTCAGCTTGAGCTGACTCATCTGCTGCCTCTTGTACCCAAATTCTTTCTTGTTTAGACAGTTTATTCCAGTATTTAGTACCTATCAATAATACATCTGGTACAGAAGAATGTTCATCTAACGTGTAATATTTACTTATTTCGTAATGATTTGAAGAAACAAAAGAAGGTGGGTTATTTTCTGCACCATCTACAACACCTTGTTGAATAGCAGCATATAATTCTCCGTAAGCTAAAGGTGTAGCAGCACCTCCCATAGAATTTACCATATTAATAGCCATTTGATTATTTTGTACCCTAATTTTAAGGCCATTTAAATCTTCTGGAGTTCTTATTGCTTTTTTGCTTGTATAAAAACTTCTACTCCCAGCATCGTAGTAACATAAACCCCGTAACCAAAATTTAGATCCTTTTTCTAAAATTGATTTACCAATTGCCCCTTCTAAAACACTAAATTGATGTACTTTATTTCTAAAAAGATATGGAATTCCTAACACATTGTATTCAGGAACAAAGTTAGATAATATAGCTGCACTGACTTTGGTGGCAGCAACACTACCAATTTGCAATAACTCTAAAGTTTCTCTTTCTGATCCTAATTGGCCGTCAGGAAAAATTTTAACTTTTAATGTACCATTAGATTTTTTTTCTAAAGACTTCTTAAATTCTAAAATACCCTTGTGTACAGGGTGAGTTTGTGGCAAGGTATGACCCAGGTAAAGAACTTTATAATTATTTGTTTTTTTACAAGACACTATGCCTGTAAAAAGAATAATTAATAGAATTATTTTAATTCGCATACTAATATTTTTATTTAATTAAATTTAAAATATTCTTTAGCGTTATTATAGCTAATATCAGAAACCATTTTACCAATCCATTCCATATCATTTGGTAATTCTCCTCGTTTAATTTCATCGCCTAAAAGATTACATAGTATTCTTCTAAAATATTCATGTCTAGGAAAAGACAAGAAACTTCTAGAATCTGTAAGCATACCAATAAAACAACTAATTAAACCCATATTAGAAAGTGCGTTTAACTGTTTTGTCATTCCATCTTTTTGATCTAAAAACCACCAACCAGAACCAAATTGTACCTTTCCTTTTACACTACC
This genomic window contains:
- a CDS encoding TRAP transporter substrate-binding protein, translated to MPQTHPVHKGILEFKKSLEKKSNGTLKVKIFPDGQLGSERETLELLQIGSVAATKVSAAILSNFVPEYNVLGIPYLFRNKVHQFSVLEGAIGKSILEKGSKFWLRGLCYYDAGSRSFYTSKKAIRTPEDLNGLKIRVQNNQMAINMVNSMGGAATPLAYGELYAAIQQGVVDGAENNPPSFVSSNHYEISKYYTLDEHSSVPDVLLIGTKYWNKLSKQERIWVQEAADESAQAEKIFWKESVDQSLKTIKDWGVEVIIPEKSLFAEKSKNVVINFVKKFPEMGKLVKEIKNN
- a CDS encoding TRAP transporter large permease, translating into MSIEIISIIVLFVSFFVLLLIKVPVAYSIGISTTLSLLLNIDKLPGLTTIAQRMTTGIDSFALLAIPFFVLAGEIMKQGGIANRLINFAKSLVASLPGGLAYVNVLASMLFGAISGSAVAAASAIGSIMTDRMEKEGYPRALSASINITSSTTGLLIPPSNILIVYALASGGTASVAALFIAGYLPGILLGFAIMGYIAFIAISKGYARGKRSTLLEVWIYFRKAFFSLLLLVVVVGGIVAGVFTATEASVIAVLYAAILSLIYGDMKMKDFPKILLISGKTTSVVMFLICTSMAMSWLFSFEGIPEMISTFLLESLNNKFAIFLAINIILLIVGTFMDMTPAVLIFTPIFLPVVTTLGMDPVHFGIVIVLNLCIGICTPPVGTLLFVGSGVANVSVTKVIRSLLPFLAIMLGVLMLISFIPEISMFLPRIFGL
- a CDS encoding UxaA family hydrolase, whose product is MQNKLIKVNSSDNVAVALINLKAGEIISFERENIEILSYTKSKHKIALKKFNVGDRIIMYGVLVGTANNTIEKGDVLTTENVKHQSDKVFGKTEDFHWTAPNVEKWKNRTFMGFHREDGQVGTENVWLFFPLVFCENRNIEILKEIFEKELLKQKPSAQQLLLRSLVNNVDSIMDETETSNNVFDNIDVKFITHPGGCGGIRQDSESLAKLLAGYVNNPNVAGVTVLSLGCQNLQIDIFKDALKAINPNLNKPVLIYEQQQMGTVDEMLTAIVKDSFVAIKEANNMKRKPAPLSKLRVGLECGGSDGFSGISANPTLGVVSDLLVALKGTAILAEFPELCGVEQELVNRCVDEKDSDKFLALMKAFEKSVVDAGSGFDMNPSPGNIKDGLITDAMKSAGAAKKGGTSPVESVLDYGEYISKNGLVLLCTPGNDVESTTALVGAGANMVLFTTGLGTPTGNPIAPIVKVASNTELAVKMPDIIDIETGAVIRGEKNIEEMADELLEFMIAVASGTIKTKAKLLNQNDFIPWRRGVSL
- a CDS encoding tagaturonate reductase, whose protein sequence is MKKLNRKNTGLEDKLPIKIIQFGEGNFLRAFIGYAFNELNKVVNFKAGIAVVQPIENGLVKILNDQDGLYTLFMKGVKKGKEIQEIELIDNIVKGVDPYANFIDYLSLAKEEDLEFIISNTTEAGIAYVASDTAEMQPPSSFPAKLTVLLHERFKHFKGDAKKGLTIIPCELINHNSETLKEIILKYISDWNLGGDFKTWLQESNSFHSTLVDRIVPGYPKAEIKAYNAKLNYEDNLIVTAEAFLLWVIEGGEDLKAKLPFNKTKLDVKIVDDMQPFRTRKVRILNGAHTSLIAFSYLYGNKTVKESVDNEFTGGLINQIIFDEIIPTLDFDKKQIEEFAYEVLDRFRNPFIKHNISSLALNCISKFKVRVLPSILEYINIHKKLPTCLTFAFAALIRFYKGTFNGENLPINDNEKIVANFAEIWKNTDYNAIVNTVLSNKEYWGQDLTKIENLSNAIAFALAEIDSNGIKSGFENFSKKY
- a CDS encoding TRAP transporter small permease, which gives rise to MNKYEVTFNKVNKILEWFIIIIFGLLVLDVLFQVFSRYLLGTSFTWTEEFARFSLIWMTIIGAAYLNAKREHLSMDFLYQKLSLTNKRKASIVIEIFIFLFALIVMVIGGINLVYTTLHLDQLSGTLRIPLGYVYAVLPFSGFLIISFSVYHISKIYSNKNIC